From the genome of Ananas comosus cultivar F153 linkage group 18, ASM154086v1, whole genome shotgun sequence, one region includes:
- the LOC109723871 gene encoding uncharacterized protein LOC109723871 isoform X4, with amino-acid sequence MEIGCFKSKRNGIRVSCSGFDAAITNAKANALDLNCQVCAAASGIGRWRVVCALMSQQFLLVMMFILMVKSATLDT; translated from the exons ATGGAGATCGGGTGCTTCAAGTCGAAGCGGAATGGGATTAGGGTTTCGTGTAGCGGATTCGATGCCGCAATCACGAATGCCAAGGCAAACGCCCTCGACCTCAATTGCCAAGTGT GTGCAGCAGCAAGTGGTATCGGGAGGTGGAGAGTTGTCTGCGCACTCATGAGTCAACAATTTTTATTAGTTATGATGTTTATCCTCATG GTAAAATCTGCTACTCTGGATACATGA
- the LOC109723871 gene encoding uncharacterized protein LOC109723871 isoform X1, with protein MLPPRRSRWTPRLRWRSGASSRSGMGLGFRVADSMPQSRMPRQTPSTSIAKCSSKWYREVESCLRTHESTIFISYDVYPHGKICYSGYMTTGLKKHGLQITHVYIMEMLQLLQHYIMWVG; from the exons TGAGATGGAGATCGGGTGCTTCAAGTCGAAGCGGAATGGGATTAGGGTTTCGTGTAGCGGATTCGATGCCGCAATCACGAATGCCAAGGCAAACGCCCTCGACCTCAATTGCCAA GTGCAGCAGCAAGTGGTATCGGGAGGTGGAGAGTTGTCTGCGCACTCATGAGTCAACAATTTTTATTAGTTATGATGTTTATCCTCATG GTAAAATCTGCTACTCTGGATACATGACTACCGGTTTAAAG AAACATGGTCTCCAGATTACTCATGTCTATATTATGGAAATGCTACAATTGCTACAACATTATATCATGTGGGTAGGTTGA